From Coturnix japonica isolate 7356 chromosome 1, Coturnix japonica 2.1, whole genome shotgun sequence, the proteins below share one genomic window:
- the PDXK gene encoding pyridoxal kinase — translation MEPERECRVLSIQSHVVRGYVGNKAATFPLQVLGFEVDTVNSVQFSNHTGYAHWKGQVLNSDELHELYEGLKLNKVNQYDYVLTGYTRDTSFLAMVVDIVQELKQQNSNLVYVCDPVMGDKWNGEGSMYVPKDLLPVYRDKVVPVADIITPNQFEAELLTGRKIYTEKDALEVMDMLHSMGPETVVITSSDLQAPLGNDYLIALGSYRKTNADGTKITQRIRVESPKVDAVFVGTGDLFAAMLLAWTHKHPNNLKVACEKTVSAMQHVLQRTIKSAKAQAGEGNKPNSANLELRMVQSKKDIENPEIIVKATVL, via the exons GTTCTGGGATTTGAAGTTGACACAGTGAACTCTGTCCAGTTTTCAAACCACACAG gttATGCCCACTGGAAGGGTCAGGTGTTAAATTCTGATGAACTTCATGAACTGTATGAAGGACTTAAACTGAACAAAGTCAACCAGTATGATTATGTACTCACAG GATATACAAGAGACACATCATTTCTTGCAATGGTGGTGGATATCGTCCAAGAGTTGAAGCAACAGAATTCTAACCTAGTATACG TATGTGATCCAGTGATGGGAGACAAATGGAATGGAGAAGGCTCCATG TACGTGCCTAAGGATCTCCTTCCAGTCTATAGGGACAAAGTTGTACCCGTTGCTGATATAATTACTCCTAACCAGTTTGAGGCTGA GTTACTCACTGGGAGGAAgatttacacagaaaaagatgCTTTGGAA GTAATGGATATGCTCCATTCCATGGGACCAGAGACTGTGGTGATAACCAGCTCAGATCTACAGGCACCGCTAGGAAACGACTACCTGATTGCTCTGGGAAGCTACAGGAAAA CTAATGCAGATGGTACCAAGATAACACAGAGAATTCGAGTGGAATCCCCTAAAGTGGATGCTGTCTTTGTTGGAACAGGAGACTTGTTTGCTGCTATGCTTTTGGCATGGACACATAAACATCCAAACAATTTGAAG GTGGCATGTGAAAAGACTGTGTCAGCCATGCAACATGTTCTGCAGAGGACCATTAAGAGTGCAAAAG CACAAgctggagaaggaaacaaaccaaactcAGCCAATCTGGAATTGAGAATGGTCCAAAGCAAAAAGGACATAGAAAACCCAGAGATCATAGTGAAAGCTACTGTGTTATAA